A window of Gloeocapsopsis sp. IPPAS B-1203 contains these coding sequences:
- a CDS encoding catalase-related domain-containing protein, translating to MFVISQDDYIQASNLWHIFSEEKNRTAQAIAGALSGARQDIQMRHLYHFFQADVDYSRCVAQALSIEIDPCMLQHNPQAVTV from the coding sequence GTGTTCGTAATCTCACAAGATGACTATATTCAAGCAAGTAATCTCTGGCACATCTTTTCTGAAGAGAAAAACCGTACAGCACAAGCGATCGCTGGGGCGCTAAGTGGAGCAAGACAAGATATTCAAATGCGGCACCTGTACCACTTTTTCCAAGCTGATGTCGATTACAGTCGGTGCGTTGCTCAGGCGTTAAGTATAGAAATTGACCCCTGCATGCTACAACACAACCCTCAAGCTGTTACGGTATAA
- the msrA gene encoding peptide-methionine (S)-S-oxide reductase MsrA, producing MLFGLGKKSTLPKPEEALPGRAAKMSVPERHFVNGNPLQPPYPNGMETAVFGLGCFWGAERKFWQLDGVFVTAVGYAAGITPNPTYQEVCTGMTGHNEVVLVVFDPKVVSYEQLLKTFWESHNPTQGMRQGNDVGTQYRSGIYVYSETQKKLAEASKEAYQQALSAAGYKTITTEILDAPEFYYAEGYHQQYLAKNPNGYCGLGGTNVACPVGIQV from the coding sequence ATGCTGTTTGGACTTGGTAAAAAATCAACGCTACCTAAGCCAGAAGAAGCCTTGCCAGGACGTGCGGCAAAGATGTCAGTTCCCGAACGTCACTTTGTTAACGGCAATCCTCTACAGCCACCATACCCCAATGGGATGGAAACCGCTGTGTTTGGTTTGGGTTGCTTTTGGGGAGCAGAACGCAAATTCTGGCAGCTAGATGGAGTTTTTGTTACAGCCGTAGGTTACGCAGCAGGTATAACACCAAACCCTACTTATCAAGAAGTTTGCACAGGAATGACAGGACACAATGAAGTTGTGCTTGTTGTGTTCGACCCTAAAGTGGTTAGCTACGAGCAACTCTTGAAAACATTCTGGGAAAGTCACAATCCTACTCAAGGAATGCGTCAAGGCAATGACGTAGGCACACAATACCGCTCTGGAATTTATGTATACTCTGAAACTCAGAAAAAACTAGCTGAAGCTTCCAAAGAAGCTTATCAACAAGCGTTGAGTGCAGCAGGGTACAAAACAATTACAACAGAAATTTTAGATGCTCCTGAATTTTATTATGCTGAAGGCTATCATCAGCAGTATTTAGCAAAAAACCCTAACGGCTACTGTGGTTTAGGTGGAACTAATGTTGCCTGCCCTGTCGGGATTCAAGTTTAA
- the queC gene encoding 7-cyano-7-deazaguanine synthase QueC, producing MKAVILLSGGLDSSTVLYQAVADGYKCHALSFDYQQRHQRELKAAIAIAQSTQVLTHKLVTFDLRSWGGSALTDTSIALPSDRSVSEMSQDIPITYVPARNTIFLSFALAYAETIAAERVYIGVNALDYSGYPDCRPDYIQAMQEVFRLGTKQGREGQPIAIETPLINLKKTEIIQLGNQLGVPWEKTWSCYAGGGIACGVCDACRLRLAAFAELGLEDPISYRAQTYRTGVRRSRFFRAEVSSVEQTGVEGC from the coding sequence ATGAAAGCGGTCATTTTATTGTCTGGAGGTTTAGACTCTTCTACGGTACTGTACCAAGCAGTGGCAGATGGTTACAAGTGCCATGCGCTCTCATTTGATTATCAACAGCGACATCAGCGCGAGCTAAAAGCCGCGATCGCGATCGCCCAATCGACTCAAGTGCTGACTCATAAGTTGGTAACTTTTGACTTACGTTCTTGGGGGGGTTCGGCATTAACCGATACCAGTATTGCTTTACCAAGCGATCGTTCTGTGTCAGAGATGTCTCAAGATATTCCTATCACATACGTTCCTGCCCGCAACACAATTTTCTTAAGTTTTGCCTTAGCTTATGCAGAAACAATCGCTGCAGAGCGTGTTTACATAGGTGTTAATGCCCTTGATTACTCAGGATATCCTGATTGTCGTCCTGACTATATTCAAGCCATGCAAGAAGTTTTTCGTCTCGGTACCAAGCAAGGACGCGAGGGACAACCGATCGCAATTGAGACGCCTTTAATTAACTTGAAAAAAACGGAAATTATTCAATTAGGCAATCAGCTAGGTGTACCTTGGGAAAAAACTTGGTCTTGCTATGCTGGAGGTGGCATTGCCTGTGGTGTTTGTGATGCTTGCCGCTTGCGCTTAGCAGCTTTTGCAGAATTGGGATTGGAAGATCCGATTTCCTACCGCGCGCAAACTTATCGAACAGGGGTGAGGAGGAGCCGCTTTTTTCGTGCGGAGGTGTCCTCCGTTGAGCAAACTGGTGTTGAGGGGTGTTAG